One genomic region from uncultured Subdoligranulum sp. encodes:
- the leuS gene encoding leucine--tRNA ligase — protein sequence MKYDFKTVEAKWQKVWQDEHTFHAEIDHSKPKFYALVEFPYPSAAGLHVGHPRSYTALDIVARKKRQCGYNVLYPMGWDAFGLPTENYALKNHINPEIVTAKNVARFKSQLQALGLSFDWDREINTTDPEYYKWTQWIFLQLYKKGLAYKKETTVNFCTGCKVVLANEEVVNGVCERCGSPVVQRVKSQWMLKITAYADRLIDDLDDVDYIERVKTQQRNWIGRSHGAEINFDTTAGDTLTVYTTRADTLFGCTYMVVSPEHAFIKKWVDAGLIKNTEAVAAYQEEAARKSDFERTELNKEKTGVKIEGVEAINPVNGKQVPIFISDYVLATYGTGAIMAVPAHDTRDWEFAKKFDLPIIEVVKGPTESHLDQEAFTDVATGTLVNSGFLDGLSVEDAKTKMYAWLEENGKGHKQVNFKLRDWVFSRQRYWGEPIPMVYCEKCGWQPLPESELPLRLPEIKDFEPGEDGESPLARHTEWVNTTCPHCGGPAKRETDTMPQWAGSSWYFLRYCDPHNKDAIASKEALEYWSPVDWYNGGMEHTTLHLLYSRFWHKFLYDIGVVPTKEPYHKRTSHGMILGLNPHAFENQTDAERKRLVAEYGSEKAARHALIEKYGEMAEHPIVKMSKSLGNVVNPDDVVNEYGADTLRLYEMFIGDFEKAAPWNTSSIKGCKRFLDKIWGMSEKLLEGDAIRPELEAVANRTIKKVGEDIDALKANTAIAQLMIYVNSLSDHGGANRAEYEVLLELLNPFAPHMTEELWQQLGHTEQLAYHPWPSYDEAKCVEQTIEIAVQVNGKVKARIQVPAAIESADAIAQAKAEPAVAEAIAGKTIAKEIYVKGKLVNIAVKG from the coding sequence GTGAAGTACGATTTCAAGACCGTTGAGGCCAAGTGGCAGAAAGTCTGGCAGGACGAGCATACCTTCCATGCCGAGATCGACCACTCCAAGCCCAAGTTCTACGCGCTGGTGGAGTTCCCGTATCCTTCGGCGGCCGGCCTGCACGTGGGTCATCCGCGCAGCTACACCGCGCTGGACATCGTGGCCCGCAAAAAGCGGCAGTGCGGCTATAACGTCCTGTATCCCATGGGCTGGGACGCCTTCGGCCTGCCCACCGAGAACTATGCCCTGAAAAACCACATCAACCCTGAAATCGTCACGGCCAAGAACGTGGCCCGCTTCAAGAGCCAGCTGCAGGCCCTGGGCCTCTCCTTTGACTGGGACCGCGAGATCAACACCACCGATCCCGAATACTACAAGTGGACCCAGTGGATCTTCCTGCAGCTCTACAAGAAGGGCCTTGCCTACAAGAAGGAGACCACCGTCAACTTCTGCACCGGCTGCAAGGTGGTGCTGGCCAACGAGGAAGTGGTCAACGGCGTCTGCGAGCGGTGCGGCAGCCCGGTGGTGCAGCGCGTCAAGAGCCAGTGGATGCTCAAGATCACGGCCTACGCCGACCGCCTCATCGACGACCTGGACGATGTGGACTACATCGAGCGGGTCAAGACCCAGCAGCGCAACTGGATCGGCCGCAGCCACGGCGCCGAGATCAACTTCGACACCACCGCCGGCGATACGCTGACGGTCTACACCACCCGCGCCGACACGCTGTTCGGCTGCACCTACATGGTGGTCAGCCCCGAGCACGCCTTCATCAAGAAGTGGGTGGACGCCGGCCTCATCAAGAACACCGAGGCCGTCGCCGCCTACCAGGAGGAGGCCGCCCGCAAGTCTGACTTTGAGCGCACCGAGCTCAACAAGGAGAAGACCGGCGTCAAGATCGAGGGCGTGGAAGCCATCAACCCGGTGAACGGCAAGCAGGTGCCCATCTTCATTTCGGACTACGTGCTGGCCACCTACGGCACCGGCGCCATCATGGCCGTGCCTGCCCACGATACCCGCGACTGGGAATTCGCCAAGAAATTTGACCTGCCCATCATCGAGGTGGTCAAAGGCCCCACCGAGAGCCACCTGGACCAGGAGGCCTTCACCGATGTGGCCACCGGTACGCTGGTGAACTCCGGCTTCCTGGACGGCCTGTCCGTGGAGGATGCCAAGACCAAGATGTACGCCTGGCTGGAGGAGAACGGCAAGGGCCACAAGCAGGTCAACTTCAAGCTGCGCGACTGGGTCTTCAGCCGTCAGCGGTACTGGGGCGAACCCATCCCCATGGTCTACTGCGAGAAGTGCGGCTGGCAGCCCCTGCCCGAGAGTGAGCTGCCCCTGCGCCTGCCCGAGATCAAGGACTTCGAGCCCGGCGAGGACGGCGAGAGCCCACTGGCCCGCCACACCGAGTGGGTGAACACCACCTGCCCCCACTGCGGCGGTCCCGCCAAGCGGGAGACCGATACCATGCCCCAGTGGGCCGGTTCCAGCTGGTACTTCCTGCGGTACTGCGATCCCCACAACAAGGACGCCATCGCCAGCAAGGAGGCCCTGGAATACTGGAGCCCCGTGGACTGGTACAACGGCGGCATGGAGCACACCACGCTGCACCTGCTCTACAGCCGGTTCTGGCACAAGTTCCTCTATGATATCGGCGTGGTGCCCACCAAGGAACCCTACCACAAGCGCACCAGCCACGGCATGATCCTGGGCCTCAACCCCCATGCCTTCGAGAACCAGACCGACGCCGAGCGCAAACGCCTGGTGGCCGAGTACGGCAGTGAGAAGGCGGCCCGTCACGCCCTCATCGAGAAGTACGGCGAGATGGCCGAACATCCCATCGTCAAGATGTCCAAGAGCCTGGGCAACGTGGTCAACCCCGACGACGTGGTGAACGAGTACGGCGCCGACACGCTGCGCCTCTACGAGATGTTCATCGGCGACTTCGAGAAGGCCGCTCCCTGGAACACCTCCTCCATCAAGGGCTGCAAGCGGTTCCTGGACAAGATCTGGGGCATGAGCGAGAAGCTGCTGGAGGGTGACGCCATCCGTCCCGAGCTGGAAGCGGTGGCCAACCGTACCATCAAGAAGGTGGGCGAGGACATCGACGCCCTCAAGGCCAACACCGCCATCGCCCAGCTGATGATCTACGTAAATTCCCTCAGCGACCACGGCGGCGCCAACCGCGCCGAGTACGAGGTGCTGCTGGAACTGCTGAACCCCTTCGCGCCCCACATGACCGAGGAGCTGTGGCAGCAGCTGGGTCACACCGAGCAGCTGGCCTACCATCCCTGGCCCAGCTACGATGAGGCCAAGTGCGTGGAGCAGACCATCGAGATCGCCGTCCAGGTGAACGGCAAGGTGAAGGCCCGCATCCAGGTGCCCGCCGCCATCGAGAGCGCCGACGCCATCGCCCAGGCCAAGGCCGAGCCCGCCGTGGCGGAAGCCATCGCCGGCAAGACCATCGCCAAGGAGATCTACGTCAAGGGCAAGCTGGTCAACATCGCCGTCAAAGGCTGA
- a CDS encoding glycosyltransferase family 2 protein, translating to MLISLIVPCYNEEESMPLFYKEASRVAGEMGKSHGADFEFIFIDDGSRDGTLRVARELHALDPRVRYVSFSRNFGKEAGIYAGLQAARGDYVATMDADLQDPPSLLPAMLDTLLSGEYDCAATRRTTRKGEPPLRSWFARKFYQIINKMSDTEIVDGARDFRLMSRKMVNAVLSMAEYNRFSKGIFSWVGFKTKWFDYENIERVAGTTKWNFWGLFKYSIEGIVGFSTTPLLVAAGAGVLFCILAFIGILFVIIRALAFGDPTSGWPSMVCIILLCSGVQLFCTGIVGEYLAKTYLEVKHRPIYIVAETEEDR from the coding sequence ATGCTGATCAGTCTGATCGTTCCGTGTTATAACGAAGAGGAATCCATGCCGCTCTTTTACAAGGAAGCCAGCCGTGTGGCGGGCGAGATGGGCAAGAGCCACGGCGCGGATTTTGAGTTTATCTTTATCGACGACGGTTCCCGGGACGGCACCCTGCGGGTGGCCCGGGAACTCCATGCGCTGGACCCCCGGGTACGGTATGTCTCCTTCAGCCGCAACTTCGGCAAGGAGGCCGGCATCTACGCCGGGCTGCAGGCGGCCAGGGGGGACTATGTAGCCACCATGGACGCCGACCTGCAGGACCCGCCTTCGCTGCTGCCCGCCATGCTGGACACGCTGCTCTCCGGGGAGTATGACTGCGCCGCCACCCGCCGCACCACCCGCAAGGGGGAGCCGCCGCTGCGCAGCTGGTTTGCCCGGAAATTCTACCAGATCATCAACAAGATGTCCGACACCGAGATCGTGGACGGCGCCCGGGATTTCCGGCTCATGAGCCGCAAGATGGTCAACGCCGTGCTCAGCATGGCGGAGTACAACCGGTTCAGCAAGGGCATCTTCAGCTGGGTGGGCTTCAAGACCAAGTGGTTCGACTACGAGAACATCGAGCGGGTAGCCGGCACCACCAAGTGGAACTTCTGGGGGTTGTTCAAGTACTCCATCGAGGGCATCGTGGGCTTCTCCACCACGCCGCTGCTGGTGGCGGCGGGGGCCGGCGTGCTGTTCTGCATCCTGGCTTTCATCGGCATCCTCTTTGTCATCATCCGGGCACTGGCCTTCGGTGACCCCACCTCGGGCTGGCCCAGCATGGTCTGCATCATCCTGCTGTGCAGCGGCGTGCAGCTGTTCTGCACCGGCATCGTGGGCGAATACCTGGCCAAGACCTACCTGGAGGTCAAGCACCGCCCCATCTACATCGTGGCGGAAACCGAGGAAGACCGGTAA
- the feoB gene encoding ferrous iron transport protein B has product MTLAELKIGQDALIEAIGGTGELRHHLLDMGLTPGTEVTLRKVAPMGDPIEVELRGYELTLRLEDAAKITVENVHSTDRAAPSEKRHAPIPHPGVGELGSAASYHNRKAGAPIPKGAPLTFALAGNQNCGKTTLFNQLTGSNQHVGNFPGVTVDRKDGVIRGHSEATVTDLPGIYSLSPYTNEEIVTRDFILQQKPDGIINIVDASNIERNLYLTMQLMELQIPMVLALNMMDEVRANGGTILVNQLENDLGIPVVPISAAKNEGIDELIEHAIHVARHRELPGRIDFCTAGDDANDPKGAVHRCIHAVAHLIEDHAAAAGLPVRFASTKLVEGDGPILEALQLDQNEKELLDHTITELENETGLDREAALADMRFTFIEKLCAETVVKPGESREHKRSVAIDEVLTGKYTALPCFLGIMALVFWLTFGVIGAVLSDWMTMGIDALTGLVDGALTAYGINPVVHSLVIDGIFAGVGSVLSFLPTIVTLFFFLSILEDTGYMARVAFVMDKLLRRIGLSGRSFVPMLIGFGCSVPAIMATRTLSSDRDRRMTILLTPFMSCSAKLPIYALFTAAFFAPVWRAPVMIFLYLFGLLCGVLYALILKHTAFHGEPVPFVMELPNYRLPSARSVGQLIWEKARDFVQRAFTIIFVATVIIWFLQTFDVRLNVAQTADSSLLALIGSWIAPLFAPLGFADWRVSTALITGFTAKESVVSTLTVLLGGNTGALPDLFGSTYIALVFLVFTLLYTPCVAAIAAVRREMGSAKAAVGVVVAQCVIAWVVAFLVHCVGLLFGLV; this is encoded by the coding sequence ATGACATTGGCGGAACTGAAAATCGGGCAGGATGCGCTGATCGAGGCCATCGGCGGCACAGGAGAACTGCGCCACCACCTGCTGGATATGGGGCTTACCCCCGGTACCGAAGTCACGCTGCGCAAGGTAGCTCCCATGGGCGACCCCATCGAGGTGGAGCTGCGCGGCTATGAATTGACCCTGCGGCTGGAGGATGCCGCGAAAATCACGGTGGAGAACGTCCACAGCACCGACCGCGCCGCCCCCAGCGAGAAGCGGCATGCCCCCATCCCCCACCCCGGCGTGGGCGAGCTGGGCAGCGCGGCCAGCTACCACAACCGCAAGGCGGGTGCGCCCATCCCCAAGGGCGCACCGCTCACCTTTGCCCTGGCCGGCAACCAGAACTGCGGCAAAACCACGCTGTTCAACCAGCTGACCGGCTCCAACCAGCATGTGGGCAACTTTCCCGGCGTGACGGTGGACCGCAAGGACGGCGTCATCCGGGGCCACAGCGAGGCCACCGTCACCGACCTGCCGGGCATCTATTCGCTCTCCCCCTACACCAACGAGGAGATCGTCACCCGGGACTTCATCCTGCAGCAGAAACCCGACGGCATCATCAACATTGTGGATGCCTCCAACATCGAGCGCAACCTCTACCTGACCATGCAGCTGATGGAGCTGCAGATCCCCATGGTGCTGGCCCTCAACATGATGGACGAGGTCCGCGCCAACGGTGGCACCATCCTGGTCAACCAGCTGGAGAATGATCTGGGCATCCCGGTGGTGCCCATCTCGGCCGCCAAGAACGAGGGCATCGACGAGCTGATCGAGCATGCCATCCATGTGGCCCGCCACCGGGAACTTCCGGGACGCATCGACTTCTGCACCGCCGGCGACGATGCCAACGACCCCAAGGGTGCCGTGCACCGCTGCATCCACGCCGTGGCCCACCTGATCGAGGACCACGCGGCGGCCGCCGGGCTGCCGGTGCGGTTTGCCTCCACCAAGCTGGTGGAGGGCGACGGGCCCATTCTGGAGGCTTTGCAGCTGGACCAGAACGAGAAGGAACTGCTGGACCACACCATCACCGAGCTGGAAAACGAGACCGGCCTGGACCGGGAAGCGGCTCTGGCCGACATGCGGTTCACCTTCATTGAGAAACTCTGCGCCGAGACGGTGGTCAAGCCCGGCGAGAGCCGCGAGCACAAGCGCAGCGTGGCCATCGACGAGGTGCTCACCGGCAAATACACCGCCCTGCCCTGTTTCCTGGGCATCATGGCGCTGGTGTTCTGGCTCACCTTCGGCGTCATCGGCGCGGTGCTGTCCGACTGGATGACGATGGGCATCGACGCCCTCACCGGCCTGGTGGACGGCGCCCTGACGGCCTACGGCATCAACCCGGTGGTGCATTCCCTGGTCATCGACGGCATCTTCGCCGGCGTGGGCAGCGTGCTCAGCTTCCTGCCCACCATCGTGACGCTCTTCTTCTTCCTGTCCATCCTGGAGGATACCGGCTACATGGCCCGTGTGGCCTTCGTCATGGACAAACTGCTGCGCCGCATCGGCCTTTCGGGCCGCAGCTTCGTGCCCATGCTCATCGGCTTCGGCTGCTCGGTGCCCGCCATCATGGCCACCCGCACCCTCTCCAGTGACCGCGACCGCCGCATGACCATCCTGCTGACCCCCTTCATGAGCTGCTCGGCCAAGCTGCCCATCTACGCCCTCTTCACCGCCGCCTTCTTTGCGCCGGTCTGGCGGGCCCCGGTGATGATCTTCCTCTACCTCTTCGGCCTGCTCTGCGGCGTGCTTTACGCCCTGATCCTCAAGCACACCGCCTTCCACGGCGAGCCGGTGCCCTTCGTCATGGAGCTTCCCAACTACCGGCTGCCCAGCGCCCGCAGCGTGGGCCAGCTGATCTGGGAGAAGGCCCGGGACTTCGTGCAGCGCGCCTTCACCATCATCTTTGTGGCTACCGTCATCATCTGGTTCCTCCAGACCTTTGATGTCCGCCTCAACGTGGCCCAGACCGCCGACAGCAGCCTGCTGGCCCTCATCGGTTCCTGGATCGCGCCGCTCTTTGCCCCCCTGGGCTTCGCCGACTGGCGTGTTTCCACCGCTCTCATCACCGGCTTCACCGCCAAGGAGAGCGTGGTTTCCACCCTCACCGTCCTGCTGGGCGGCAACACCGGCGCCCTGCCCGACCTGTTCGGCAGCACCTACATTGCGCTGGTCTTCCTGGTGTTTACCCTGCTCTACACCCCCTGCGTGGCCGCCATCGCCGCCGTCCGGCGGGAGATGGGCAGCGCCAAGGCCGCGGTGGGCGTGGTGGTCGCCCAGTGCGTCATCGCCTGGGTGGTGGCCTTCCTGGTCCACTGCGTGGGCCTGCTCTTCGGGCTGGTCTGA
- a CDS encoding aldehyde dehydrogenase — translation MEIQTILKRQREYFAAGHTLPAEARIAALQKLKASLQRHEEDLARALKTDLGKSATESYMCETGLTLSEATWMIRHVRRLMRERRVPTPLSQFAARSFRSPTPYGNVLIMSPWNYPVLLTLDPLIDAIAAGNTAIVKPSAYAPATAAVLQQIVAECFPPEHVAVVTGGRAENQALLHQKFDMIFFTGSKAVGKEVLRCAAEYLTPAVLELGGKSPCIVEKSAKIGLAAKRIVFGKYLNCGQTCVAPDYILCDASIRDELIAAIQKEITAQFGADPMANENYGKIINEKHYRRLMGLIDPAKVVCGGTGDESSLRIAPTVMKDVTREDAVMGEEIFGPILPVLTYTDLDAALADIEAQPHPLALYLFSEDKAVQRKVLDRCHFGGGCLNDTIIHLATSAMPFGGVGESGMGGYHGKAGFEAFSHLRSIVDKKTWLDMPVRYQPYTKQKDKMLRFFLQ, via the coding sequence ATGGAAATTCAAACCATTCTCAAGCGGCAGCGTGAGTATTTCGCCGCCGGCCATACCCTGCCCGCCGAGGCCCGCATCGCGGCCCTGCAGAAGCTCAAGGCTTCGCTGCAGCGCCATGAGGAGGACCTGGCCCGCGCCCTGAAGACTGACCTGGGCAAGTCCGCCACCGAAAGCTATATGTGCGAGACCGGCCTGACCCTCTCGGAGGCCACCTGGATGATCCGCCATGTGCGCCGCCTGATGCGGGAGCGCCGGGTGCCCACGCCGCTGTCCCAGTTCGCGGCGCGGAGCTTCCGCTCCCCCACCCCCTACGGCAACGTGCTCATCATGAGCCCCTGGAACTATCCGGTGCTGCTGACGCTGGACCCGCTGATCGACGCCATCGCCGCCGGCAACACCGCCATCGTCAAGCCCAGCGCCTACGCCCCGGCCACCGCCGCGGTGCTCCAGCAGATCGTGGCGGAATGCTTCCCGCCGGAACATGTGGCCGTTGTCACCGGCGGCCGCGCCGAGAATCAGGCGCTGCTGCACCAGAAATTCGACATGATCTTCTTCACCGGCAGCAAGGCGGTGGGCAAGGAAGTGCTGCGCTGCGCCGCCGAGTACCTGACCCCCGCCGTGCTGGAGCTGGGCGGCAAGAGCCCCTGCATCGTGGAGAAGTCCGCCAAGATCGGACTGGCGGCCAAGCGGATCGTCTTCGGCAAGTACCTGAACTGCGGCCAGACCTGCGTGGCTCCCGACTATATCCTCTGTGACGCCTCCATCCGGGACGAGCTGATCGCCGCCATTCAGAAGGAGATCACCGCCCAGTTCGGCGCCGACCCCATGGCCAACGAGAATTACGGCAAGATCATCAACGAGAAGCACTACCGCCGCCTGATGGGCCTCATCGACCCCGCCAAGGTGGTCTGCGGCGGCACCGGCGATGAGTCCAGCCTGCGCATCGCCCCCACCGTCATGAAGGATGTAACCCGGGAGGATGCCGTCATGGGCGAGGAGATCTTCGGACCCATTCTGCCGGTGCTCACCTACACCGATCTGGACGCCGCCCTGGCCGACATCGAGGCCCAGCCCCATCCGCTGGCCCTCTACCTCTTCAGCGAGGACAAGGCCGTGCAGCGCAAGGTGCTGGACCGCTGCCACTTCGGCGGCGGCTGCCTGAATGACACCATCATCCATCTGGCCACCAGCGCCATGCCCTTCGGCGGCGTGGGCGAGAGCGGCATGGGCGGCTATCACGGCAAGGCCGGTTTCGAGGCCTTCAGCCATCTGCGCAGCATCGTGGACAAGAAAACCTGGCTGGACATGCCGGTGCGCTACCAGCCCTACACCAAACAGAAGGACAAGATGCTGCGGTTCTTCCTGCAGTGA
- a CDS encoding iron-containing alcohol dehydrogenase, which translates to MNVAKKIYCRIFQLGMRIALPFLPYREPKLIEGVSGVPAVLREHHIDCVMLVTDAGVHGLGLTAHLEEELKAAHIRCIVYDKTVANPTVANVEEARELYLENGCQGLIAFGGGSSMDCAKAVGARIVRPKKPLDKMEGLLHVMHRLPLLIAVPTTAGTGSETTLAAVITDEKIHHKYPINDFSLIPHYAVLDPDVTLNLPRQLTATTGMDALTHAVEAYIGRSTTRGTRAAAIEAVQLIFANLPEAYFNGHNREARANMLRAAYLAGTAFTKSYVGYVHAVAHSLGGRYGIAHGLANSVLLPVVLKAYGSAAWKKLAQLARATGVSSDASDEVAAKAFIDCIDAMNAAMDIPETLPGILTEDIPQLARYADHEANPLYPVPVLWGPDQLEKMYKQVQEVSTHDGNGNSNHSQAAA; encoded by the coding sequence ATGAACGTTGCCAAGAAGATTTATTGCCGTATTTTTCAGCTGGGCATGCGCATTGCGCTGCCTTTTCTGCCCTATCGTGAGCCCAAACTGATCGAAGGTGTCAGCGGCGTGCCCGCCGTGCTGCGGGAGCACCACATCGACTGCGTCATGCTGGTCACCGACGCCGGCGTCCACGGTCTGGGCCTGACCGCCCATCTGGAGGAGGAGCTGAAGGCTGCTCACATCCGCTGCATCGTCTACGACAAGACGGTGGCGAACCCCACCGTGGCCAACGTGGAGGAGGCCCGCGAACTCTACCTGGAAAACGGCTGCCAGGGGCTCATCGCCTTCGGCGGCGGTTCCTCCATGGACTGCGCCAAGGCCGTGGGCGCCCGCATTGTGCGGCCTAAAAAGCCGCTGGACAAGATGGAGGGCCTGCTCCACGTGATGCACCGCCTGCCGCTGCTCATTGCCGTGCCCACCACCGCCGGCACCGGCAGCGAAACCACCCTGGCGGCTGTCATCACCGACGAGAAAATCCACCACAAATATCCCATCAACGACTTCTCGCTGATCCCGCACTACGCCGTGCTGGACCCCGACGTGACGCTGAACCTGCCCCGGCAGCTCACCGCCACCACCGGCATGGATGCGCTGACCCACGCGGTGGAGGCCTACATCGGCCGCTCCACCACCAGGGGCACCCGCGCCGCCGCCATCGAGGCCGTACAGCTGATCTTCGCCAACCTGCCCGAGGCCTACTTCAACGGCCACAACCGGGAAGCCCGGGCCAACATGCTGCGGGCCGCCTATCTGGCGGGCACCGCCTTCACCAAGAGCTACGTGGGCTATGTCCACGCCGTGGCCCACAGTCTGGGCGGCCGGTACGGCATCGCCCACGGCCTGGCCAACAGCGTGCTGCTGCCCGTGGTGCTGAAGGCCTACGGAAGCGCCGCCTGGAAGAAGCTGGCCCAGCTGGCCCGTGCCACCGGCGTGAGCAGCGATGCCAGCGACGAGGTGGCCGCCAAGGCGTTCATCGACTGCATCGACGCCATGAACGCGGCCATGGATATTCCCGAGACGCTCCCCGGTATCCTCACCGAGGACATCCCCCAGCTGGCGCGCTACGCCGACCACGAGGCCAACCCGCTCTATCCGGTGCCGGTGCTGTGGGGCCCCGATCAGCTGGAAAAAATGTACAAACAAGTTCAGGAGGTTTCCACCCATGACGGAAATGGAAATTCAAACCATTCTCAAGCGGCAGCGTGA